One Homo sapiens chromosome 3, GRCh38.p14 Primary Assembly genomic window carries:
- the GCSAM gene encoding germinal center-associated signaling and motility protein isoform X3 has product MLSFRRQQNTQEMPWNVRMQSPKQRTSRCWDHHIAEGCFCLPWKKILIFEKRQDSQNENERMSSTPIQQDNVDQTYSEELCYTLINHRVLCTRPSGNSAEEYYENVPCKAERPRESLGGTETEYSLLHMPSTDPRHARSPEDEYELLMPHRISSHFLQQPRPLMAPSETQFSHL; this is encoded by the exons ATGTTGAGTTTCAGGCGGCAGCAGAACACTCAAGAGATGCCTTGGAATGTGAGAATGCAAAGCCCCAAACAGAGAACATCCAG ATGCTGGGATCACCATATCGCTGAAGGGTGTTTCTGCCTTCCATG gaaaaaaatactcatttttgaAAAGAGGCAAGATTCCCAAAACGAAA atgAAAGAATGTCATCTACTCCCATCCAG CAGGACAATGTTGACCAGACCTACTCAGAGGAGCTGTGCTATACCCTCATCAATCATCGGGTTCTCTGTACAAGGCCATCAGGGAACTCTGCTGAAGAGTACTATGAGAATGTTCCCTGCAAAGCTGAGAGACCCAGAGAGTCCTTGGGAGGAACTGAGACTGAGTATTCACTTCTACATATGCCTTCTACAGACCCCAGGCATGCCCGATCCCCAGAAGATGAATATGAACTTCTCATGCCTCACAGAATCTCCTCTCACTTTCTGCAACAGCCACGTCCACTTATGGCCccttctgagactcagttttcccatttatAG
- the GCSAM gene encoding germinal center-associated signaling and motility protein isoform X4: MPWNVRMQSPKQRTSRCWDHHIAEGCFCLPWKKILIFEKRQDSQNENERMSSTPIQQDNVDQTYSEELCYTLINHRVLCTRPSGNSAEEYYENVPCKAERPRESLGGTETEYSLLHMPSTDPRHARSPEDEYELLMPHRISSHFLQQPRPLMAPSETQFSHL; encoded by the exons ATGCCTTGGAATGTGAGAATGCAAAGCCCCAAACAGAGAACATCCAG ATGCTGGGATCACCATATCGCTGAAGGGTGTTTCTGCCTTCCATG gaaaaaaatactcatttttgaAAAGAGGCAAGATTCCCAAAACGAAA atgAAAGAATGTCATCTACTCCCATCCAG CAGGACAATGTTGACCAGACCTACTCAGAGGAGCTGTGCTATACCCTCATCAATCATCGGGTTCTCTGTACAAGGCCATCAGGGAACTCTGCTGAAGAGTACTATGAGAATGTTCCCTGCAAAGCTGAGAGACCCAGAGAGTCCTTGGGAGGAACTGAGACTGAGTATTCACTTCTACATATGCCTTCTACAGACCCCAGGCATGCCCGATCCCCAGAAGATGAATATGAACTTCTCATGCCTCACAGAATCTCCTCTCACTTTCTGCAACAGCCACGTCCACTTATGGCCccttctgagactcagttttcccatttatAG
- the GCSAM gene encoding germinal center-associated signaling and motility protein isoform 4 (isoform 4 is encoded by transcript variant 4) — MGNSLLRENRRQQNTQEMPWNVRMQSPKQRTSRKKILIFEKRQDSQNENERMSSTPIQDNVDQTYSEELCYTLINHRVLCTRPSGNSAEEYYENVPCKAERPRESLGGTETEYSLLHMPSTDPRHARSPEDEYELLMPHRISSHFLQQPRPLMAPSETQFSHL; from the exons ATGGGAAATTCTCTGCTGAGAGAAAACAG GCGGCAGCAGAACACTCAAGAGATGCCTTGGAATGTGAGAATGCAAAGCCCCAAACAGAGAACATCCAG gaaaaaaatactcatttttgaAAAGAGGCAAGATTCCCAAAACGAAA atgAAAGAATGTCATCTACTCCCATCCAG GACAATGTTGACCAGACCTACTCAGAGGAGCTGTGCTATACCCTCATCAATCATCGGGTTCTCTGTACAAGGCCATCAGGGAACTCTGCTGAAGAGTACTATGAGAATGTTCCCTGCAAAGCTGAGAGACCCAGAGAGTCCTTGGGAGGAACTGAGACTGAGTATTCACTTCTACATATGCCTTCTACAGACCCCAGGCATGCCCGATCCCCAGAAGATGAATATGAACTTCTCATGCCTCACAGAATCTCCTCTCACTTTCTGCAACAGCCACGTCCACTTATGGCCccttctgagactcagttttcccatttatAG
- the GCSAM gene encoding germinal center-associated signaling and motility protein isoform 1 (isoform 1 is encoded by transcript variant 1): MGNSLLRENRRQQNTQEMPWNVRMQSPKQRTSRCWDHHIAEGCFCLPWKKILIFEKRQDSQNENERMSSTPIQDNVDQTYSEELCYTLINHRVLCTRPSGNSAEEYYENVPCKAERPRESLGGTETEYSLLHMPSTDPRHARSPEDEYELLMPHRISSHFLQQPRPLMAPSETQFSHL; this comes from the exons ATGGGAAATTCTCTGCTGAGAGAAAACAG GCGGCAGCAGAACACTCAAGAGATGCCTTGGAATGTGAGAATGCAAAGCCCCAAACAGAGAACATCCAG ATGCTGGGATCACCATATCGCTGAAGGGTGTTTCTGCCTTCCATG gaaaaaaatactcatttttgaAAAGAGGCAAGATTCCCAAAACGAAA atgAAAGAATGTCATCTACTCCCATCCAG GACAATGTTGACCAGACCTACTCAGAGGAGCTGTGCTATACCCTCATCAATCATCGGGTTCTCTGTACAAGGCCATCAGGGAACTCTGCTGAAGAGTACTATGAGAATGTTCCCTGCAAAGCTGAGAGACCCAGAGAGTCCTTGGGAGGAACTGAGACTGAGTATTCACTTCTACATATGCCTTCTACAGACCCCAGGCATGCCCGATCCCCAGAAGATGAATATGAACTTCTCATGCCTCACAGAATCTCCTCTCACTTTCTGCAACAGCCACGTCCACTTATGGCCccttctgagactcagttttcccatttatAG
- the GCSAM gene encoding germinal center-associated signaling and motility protein isoform 3 (isoform 3 is encoded by transcript variant 3) produces MGNSLLRENSFRRQQNTQEMPWNVRMQSPKQRTSRCWDHHIAEGCFCLPWKKILIFEKRQDSQNENERMSSTPIQDNVDQTYSEELCYTLINHRVLCTRPSGNSAEEYYENVPCKAERPRESLGGTETEYSLLHMPSTDPRHARSPEDEYELLMPHRISSHFLQQPRPLMAPSETQFSHL; encoded by the exons ATGGGAAATTCTCTGCTGAGAGAAAACAG TTTCAGGCGGCAGCAGAACACTCAAGAGATGCCTTGGAATGTGAGAATGCAAAGCCCCAAACAGAGAACATCCAG ATGCTGGGATCACCATATCGCTGAAGGGTGTTTCTGCCTTCCATG gaaaaaaatactcatttttgaAAAGAGGCAAGATTCCCAAAACGAAA atgAAAGAATGTCATCTACTCCCATCCAG GACAATGTTGACCAGACCTACTCAGAGGAGCTGTGCTATACCCTCATCAATCATCGGGTTCTCTGTACAAGGCCATCAGGGAACTCTGCTGAAGAGTACTATGAGAATGTTCCCTGCAAAGCTGAGAGACCCAGAGAGTCCTTGGGAGGAACTGAGACTGAGTATTCACTTCTACATATGCCTTCTACAGACCCCAGGCATGCCCGATCCCCAGAAGATGAATATGAACTTCTCATGCCTCACAGAATCTCCTCTCACTTTCTGCAACAGCCACGTCCACTTATGGCCccttctgagactcagttttcccatttatAG
- the GCSAM gene encoding germinal center-associated signaling and motility protein isoform X2: MGNSLLRENRRQQNTQEMPWNVRMQSPKQRTSRCWDHHIAEGCFCLPWKKILIFEKRQDSQNENERMSSTPIQQDNVDQTYSEELCYTLINHRVLCTRPSGNSAEEYYENVPCKAERPRESLGGTETEYSLLHMPSTDPRHARSPEDEYELLMPHRISSHFLQQPRPLMAPSETQFSHL; the protein is encoded by the exons ATGGGAAATTCTCTGCTGAGAGAAAACAG GCGGCAGCAGAACACTCAAGAGATGCCTTGGAATGTGAGAATGCAAAGCCCCAAACAGAGAACATCCAG ATGCTGGGATCACCATATCGCTGAAGGGTGTTTCTGCCTTCCATG gaaaaaaatactcatttttgaAAAGAGGCAAGATTCCCAAAACGAAA atgAAAGAATGTCATCTACTCCCATCCAG CAGGACAATGTTGACCAGACCTACTCAGAGGAGCTGTGCTATACCCTCATCAATCATCGGGTTCTCTGTACAAGGCCATCAGGGAACTCTGCTGAAGAGTACTATGAGAATGTTCCCTGCAAAGCTGAGAGACCCAGAGAGTCCTTGGGAGGAACTGAGACTGAGTATTCACTTCTACATATGCCTTCTACAGACCCCAGGCATGCCCGATCCCCAGAAGATGAATATGAACTTCTCATGCCTCACAGAATCTCCTCTCACTTTCTGCAACAGCCACGTCCACTTATGGCCccttctgagactcagttttcccatttatAG
- the GCSAM gene encoding germinal center-associated signaling and motility protein isoform X1 has translation MGNSLLRENSFRRQQNTQEMPWNVRMQSPKQRTSRCWDHHIAEGCFCLPWKKILIFEKRQDSQNENERMSSTPIQQDNVDQTYSEELCYTLINHRVLCTRPSGNSAEEYYENVPCKAERPRESLGGTETEYSLLHMPSTDPRHARSPEDEYELLMPHRISSHFLQQPRPLMAPSETQFSHL, from the exons ATGGGAAATTCTCTGCTGAGAGAAAACAG TTTCAGGCGGCAGCAGAACACTCAAGAGATGCCTTGGAATGTGAGAATGCAAAGCCCCAAACAGAGAACATCCAG ATGCTGGGATCACCATATCGCTGAAGGGTGTTTCTGCCTTCCATG gaaaaaaatactcatttttgaAAAGAGGCAAGATTCCCAAAACGAAA atgAAAGAATGTCATCTACTCCCATCCAG CAGGACAATGTTGACCAGACCTACTCAGAGGAGCTGTGCTATACCCTCATCAATCATCGGGTTCTCTGTACAAGGCCATCAGGGAACTCTGCTGAAGAGTACTATGAGAATGTTCCCTGCAAAGCTGAGAGACCCAGAGAGTCCTTGGGAGGAACTGAGACTGAGTATTCACTTCTACATATGCCTTCTACAGACCCCAGGCATGCCCGATCCCCAGAAGATGAATATGAACTTCTCATGCCTCACAGAATCTCCTCTCACTTTCTGCAACAGCCACGTCCACTTATGGCCccttctgagactcagttttcccatttatAG